agaatgaaaaacaaaaacattattcccatcaaattttttagtcGATAATACGACGTACTTGATGTCTTCTCTCTTGATCGCGGCTGCATTCAACTGTCTTCGGAGTTCTGGGATACTTAGTAAAAGGCAGTCTCCTAGATTTGTGAGACAAAGCAAACAAGTTTCCTCATGAACGCCTGCAGGTTCTAACGAGCACGTAAACTTGGCGAATCCCGTTTTCCGAACCCGAGATCCTTCATGTGCAGTTAATTTGTACTTGCAGAACGGTTTCAGGGACGGTAAATTGAAGATTTTGAATTGTTCTTCGCTTGCAATCACTACTCTGTGTGGGGACGACATATCAGGACCAGGAGCCACTCCTTTTTCTGCTTCCAAAGGTTCGGGTAATGGTACGCTAGAGCCATCAAGAATAGTTATTGCAATGACAGGTGCTCGATGTTTCAGCTGTATTTCTTTGCCAAGTGTACAATTGATATCCTCTTCGGTTCGCCTTGCGCCCGCAGGAATGGCTAGTGTAAAAACGTACACTGTTCCATTATTTGTACCGGCCCAAAGAGTCGGAGTCGTATTTTGcactgaaaaattatcaagaaaattttaccccgAACCAtcaatgaaaaacaataaaatcgACAtcttataaaattacaaaatacttACTACTGATTATGTAGCTGCGTGCAAAATACAAGCACCGCACCATCGAGCCTAGGGAGTCGTCTGTAGGCCTTGCTTCCACTTGTCTTTCAACGGGTTTAGCTTCGATGGGAGAAAGGTCTCCAGCTGGAGTGGATGCCTGACTTGGCCTGGATGAACAAAGAATGAATAACCATGTCTTTCCACGTTTTAACCATTATTCCACGTTTAGAAGCAACTTCAATTACCGCAAAACTTAcgggtctttttttttctccggcACAGTGTTTCTCGTTGGGCTACTGGCATTAGTGCGCCGTTGTGATCTTCCTTTCCTCAGTCTTCTAAATGACTCTCTGAGTGATTTTTTGAACGATTTCCGCCGTGAAATTGGTGTATCTCCAGCTCCAGACAAATCTGTATTCAAAATTCGGAATTGTACAACAGATTTCTACCTCTGCAATCTTTCAATTCCTAAAATATTGTAGAATGTATAGCTCGAAACTACCGACATACCATTTGGATTCAAGGTGCACTTGACGCTGACCGTTTTCGCTCTTGTATAATCAAACACAGCTAAGCCATGCGCAGTTCCAGCAGCCAGGAGTCCCCATTCACTGTGTAAAGCTAATGCAGTAATGGCTGCGGGTGGATGAAGCTGTAGTAAACTTTGCGGTTGAAAGCCAACGCCAAATGATATGCTGGTCGATCTGGCAGGAAGCTGATCGTGTCCCTTCCAAACAAAGCCGTCTCTATCATTGACTATATTCATTGTGACGGCTTTAATTTCCTTGTTGATAGGTTCTGACGATATGACGGCAGTAATAACGTGCCCCGCAGTACCAGCAACGACTAGCGTTGAAGAGAGTGGACAGAGCAATACTTTTTTCACTGCTAAACGTGGATCATCCGAGTATGGATCGAATGTTCCAACTTTTCTAAATGGCGGCCATTCATCTTCCTCATCCTCTGGTGGCTGTTCCAGCACATCAAGATGCTCTCCAGTGAATAAAACGGACGAATTATATTTGTATAGCGGGGTAAGAGCGACGTCTGATGCATTCCAAAATCTTACTGTCCCATCTTCATGTCCAGTCAACAGAAGCTCATTGTTAACTGGTGTGTTTTTATTCGCTGGGTTTGCAGTCAATATAAGACCACCGTCGATGGGCCATGATTTATCTGAATATAAATGCTCAGTTTGCGCTTTACCAGCTGCAGTGATTGACTCCCACAAATTTTGGGGGACGTTTGGAATATGTTGAGAACATGTCACCTGGATAGTACAGAAATGTTGTTGATTTTAAAGCtgataattattgtttattaatACAGAATACTTCAATAAcgagagaatatttttataccgcGCTCGCATGTAAAGATACCAAATATGGTAATGCCATCATTTTCCAGTCCGGATTTGTCAGATCTATAGCAACAAGTTCTTCTTCGGCTAAAACAATCAAAGCCTCCGGTGTTTGAAGAGCACTTTTACCATCTTCTTCCTCCTTCGGCATGACAGTGAAAAAGTCGATAACTTTTGATGTGAAATCAAAAACG
The sequence above is drawn from the Neodiprion pinetum isolate iyNeoPine1 chromosome 2, iyNeoPine1.2, whole genome shotgun sequence genome and encodes:
- the l(2)gl gene encoding lethal(2) giant larvae protein homolog 1 isoform X5 — translated: MLKFIRGKGQQPTAERQKLQKDLFAFRKTIQHGFPNKPTAFAWDYSLRLMIIGTASGAIKVFGRPGVEFYGQHTTESGENAVTKIIAIPNEGRVVSLCDDNSLHLWEINESSLVETKSLSLEGKLKKISAMCLESNGDHLLLGTEGGNIYLLNLKSFTVSDNIIYQDVVMQNVPEDYKINPGAVEAIAEQPGHPDNILIGYNRGLMVLWNKATPGAQQLMGLFSRAQTFVSTQQLESIYWVSETRFVSSHNDGSYAFWGAGNDTVPESTTLYGPFPCKAVSKILAHPISDDEEIILFSGGMPRASYGDRHTITAMTKEKHVVFDFTSKVIDFFTVMPKEEEDGKSALQTPEALIVLAEEELVAIDLTNPDWKMMALPYLVSLHASAVTCSQHIPNVPQNLWESITAAGKAQTEHLYSDKSWPIDGGLILTANPANKNTPVNNELLLTGHEDGTVRFWNASDVALTPLYKYNSSVLFTGEHLDVLEQPPEDEEDEWPPFRKVGTFDPYSDDPRLAVKKVLLCPLSSTLVVAGTAGHVITAVISSEPINKEIKAVTMNIVNDRDGFVWKGHDQLPARSTSISFGVGFQPQSLLQLHPPAAITALALHSEWGLLAAGTAHGLAVFDYTRAKTVSVKCTLNPNDLSGAGDTPISRRKSFKKSLRESFRRLRKGRSQRRTNASSPTRNTVPEKKKDPPSQASTPAGDLSPIEAKPVERQVEARPTDDSLGSMVRCLYFARSYIISMQNTTPTLWAGTNNGTVYVFTLAIPAGARRTEEDINCTLGKEIQLKHRAPVIAITILDGSSVPLPEPLEAEKGVAPGPDMSSPHRVVIASEEQFKIFNLPSLKPFCKYKLTAHEGSRVRKTGFAKFTCSLEPAGVHEETCLLCLTNLGDCLLLSIPELRRQLNAAAIKREDINGISSLTFTKAGQALYLHSSSELQRISLSATRVTKAQCVLNLPPNARATDEPTGEVREEGRIEGTAENEGELQGSQPVPAPRTMSENGTLVSTGTESPKEPSLRPAASTTEVNGDDDRNDLSSIGDITIDSVKDHLL
- the l(2)gl gene encoding lethal(2) giant larvae protein homolog 1 isoform X7, which encodes MLKFIRGKGQQPTAERQKLQKDLFAFRKTIQHGFPNKPTAFAWDYSLRLMIIGTASGAIKVFGRPGVEFYGQHTTESGENAVTKIIAIPNEGRVVSLCDDNSLHLWEINESSLVETKSLSLEGKLKKISAMCLESNGDHLLLGTEGGNIYLLNLKSFTVSDNIIYQDVVMQNVPEDYKINPGAVEAIAEQPGHPDNILIGYNRGLMVLWNKATPGAQQTFVSTQQLESIYWVSETRFVSSHNDGSYAFWGAGNDTVPESTTLYGPFPCKAVSKILAHPISDDEEIILFSGGMPRASYGDRHTITAMTKEKHVVFDFTSKVIDFFTVMPKEEEDGKSALQTPEALIVLAEEELVAIDLTNPDWKMMALPYLVSLHASAVTCSQHIPNVPQNLWESITAAGKAQTEHLYSDKSWPIDGGLILTANPANKNTPVNNELLLTGHEDGTVRFWNASDVALTPLYKYNSSVLFTGEHLDVLEQPPEDEEDEWPPFRKVGTFDPYSDDPRLAVKKVLLCPLSSTLVVAGTAGHVITAVISSEPINKEIKAVTMNIVNDRDGFVWKGHDQLPARSTSISFGVGFQPQSLLQLHPPAAITALALHSEWGLLAAGTAHGLAVFDYTRAKTVSVKCTLNPNDLSGAGDTPISRRKSFKKSLRESFRRLRKGRSQRRTNASSPTRNTVPEKKKDPPSQASTPAGDLSPIEAKPVERQVEARPTDDSLGSMVRCLYFARSYIISMQNTTPTLWAGTNNGTVYVFTLAIPAGARRTEEDINCTLGKEIQLKHRAPVIAITILDGSSVPLPEPLEAEKGVAPGPDMSSPHRVVIASEEQFKIFNLPSLKPFCKYKLTAHEGSRVRKTGFAKFTCSLEPAGVHEETCLLCLTNLGDCLLLSIPELRRQLNAAAIKREDINGISSLTFTKAGQALYLHSSSELQRISLSATRVTKAQCVLNLPPNARATDEPTGEVREEGRIEGTAENEGELQGSQPVPAPRTMSENGTLVSTGTESPKEPSLRPAASTTEVNGDDDRNDLSSIGDITIDSVKDHLLNATSSEELHSRLAGLKMEVTSRTSEISTQNQSLVVKTTTVITQAPSNGTSNGDIEASPTNDLQQLNSTTVEREIASGTETTTTHATITLPPNVEISAADLANLEVTTTTVTTENSKAPLARPEEVGS
- the l(2)gl gene encoding lethal(2) giant larvae protein homolog 1 isoform X3 — encoded protein: MLKFIRGKGQQPTAERQKLQKDLFAFRKTIQHGFPNKPTAFAWDYSLRLMIIGTASGAIKVFGRPGVEFYGQHTTESGENAVTKIIAIPNEGRVVSLCDDNSLHLWEINESSLVETKSLSLEGKLKKISAMCLESNGDHLLLGTEGGNIYLLNLKSFTVSDNIIYQDVVMQNVPEDYKINPGAVEAIAEQPGHPDNILIGYNRGLMVLWNKATPGAQQTFVSTQQLESIYWVSETRFVSSHNDGSYAFWGAGNDTVPESTTLYGPFPCKAVSKILAHPISDDEEIILFSGGMPRASYGDRHTITAMTKEKHVVFDFTSKVIDFFTVMPKEEEDGKSALQTPEALIVLAEEELVAIDLTNPDWKMMALPYLVSLHASAVTCSQHIPNVPQNLWESITAAGKAQTEHLYSDKSWPIDGGLILTANPANKNTPVNNELLLTGHEDGTVRFWNASDVALTPLYKYNSSVLFTGEHLDVLEQPPEDEEDEWPPFRKVGTFDPYSDDPRLAVKKVLLCPLSSTLVVAGTAGHVITAVISSEPINKEIKAVTMNIVNDRDGFVWKGHDQLPARSTSISFGVGFQPQSLLQLHPPAAITALALHSEWGLLAAGTAHGLAVFDYTRAKTVSVKCTLNPNDLSGAGDTPISRRKSFKKSLRESFRRLRKGRSQRRTNASSPTRNTVPEKKKDPPSQASTPAGDLSPIEAKPVERQVEARPTDDSLGSMVRCLYFARSYIISMQNTTPTLWAGTNNGTVYVFTLAIPAGARRTEEDINCTLGKEIQLKHRAPVIAITILDGSSVPLPEPLEAEKGVAPGPDMSSPHRVVIASEEQFKIFNLPSLKPFCKYKLTAHEGSRVRKTGFAKFTCSLEPAGVHEETCLLCLTNLGDCLLLSIPELRRQLNAAAIKREDINGISSLTFTKAGQALYLHSSSELQRISLSATRVTKAQCVLNLPPNARATDEPTGEVREEGRIEGTAENEGELQGSQPVPAPRTMSENGTLVSTGTESPKEPSLRPAASTTEVNGDDDRNDLSSIGDITIDSVKDHLLNSSLFRNATSSEELHSRLAGLKMEVTSRTSEISTQNQSLVVKTTTVITQAPSNGTSNGDIEASPTNDLQQLNSTTVEREIASGTETTTTHATITLPPNVEISAADLANLEVTTTTVTTENSKAPLARPEEVGS
- the l(2)gl gene encoding lethal(2) giant larvae protein homolog 1 isoform X6; the encoded protein is MLKFIRGKGQQPTAERQKLQKDLFAFRKTIQHGFPNKPTAFAWDYSLRLMIIGTASGAIKVFGRPGVEFYGQHTTESGENAVTKIIAIPNEGRVVSLCDDNSLHLWEINESSLVETKSLSLEGKLKKISAMCLESNGDHLLLGTEGGNIYLLNLKSFTVSDNIIYQDVVMQNVPEDYKINPGAVEAIAEQPGHPDNILIGYNRGLMVLWNKATPGAQQLMGLFSRAQTFVSTQQLESIYWVSETRFVSSHNDGSYAFWGAGNDTVPESTTLYGPFPCKAVSKILAHPISDDEEIILFSGGMPRASYGDRHTITAMTKEKHVVFDFTSKVIDFFTVMPKEEEDGKSALQTPEALIVLAEEELVAIDLTNPDWKMMALPYLVSLHASAVTCSQHIPNVPQNLWESITAAGKAQTEHLYSDKSWPIDGGLILTANPANKNTPVNNELLLTGHEDGTVRFWNASDVALTPLYKYNSSVLFTGEHLDVLEQPPEDEEDEWPPFRKVGTFDPYSDDPRLAVKKVLLCPLSSTLVVAGTAGHVITAVISSEPINKEIKAVTMNIVNDRDGFVWKGHDQLPARSTSISFGVGFQPQSLLQLHPPAAITALALHSEWGLLAAGTAHGLAVFDYTRAKTVSVKCTLNPNDLSGAGDTPISRRKSFKKSLRESFRRLRKGRSQRRTNASSPTRNTVPEKKKDPPSQASTPAGDLSPIEAKPVERQVEARPTDDSLGSMVRCLYFARSYIISMQNTTPTLWAGTNNGTVYVFTLAIPAGARRTEEDINCTLGKEIQLKHRAPVIAITILDGSSVPLPEPLEAEKGVAPGPDMSSPHRVVIASEEQFKIFNLPSLKPFCKYKLTAHEGSRVRKTGFAKFTCSLEPAGVHEETCLLCLTNLGDCLLLSIPELRRQLNAAAIKREDINGISSLTFTKAGQALYLHSSSELQRISLSATRVTKAQCVLNLPPNARATDEPTGEVREEGRIEGTAENEGELQGSQPVPAPRTMSENGTLVSN
- the l(2)gl gene encoding lethal(2) giant larvae protein homolog 1 isoform X2, which produces MLKFIRGKGQQPTAERQKLQKDLFAFRKTIQHGFPNKPTAFAWDYSLRLMIIGTASGAIKVFGRPGVEFYGQHTTESGENAVTKIIAIPNEGRVVSLCDDNSLHLWEINESSLVETKSLSLEGKLKKISAMCLESNGDHLLLGTEGGNIYLLNLKSFTVSDNIIYQDVVMQNVPEDYKINPGAVEAIAEQPGHPDNILIGYNRGLMVLWNKATPGAQQLMGLFSRAQTFVSTQQLESIYWVSETRFVSSHNDGSYAFWGAGNDTVPESTTLYGPFPCKAVSKILAHPISDDEEIILFSGGMPRASYGDRHTITAMTKEKHVVFDFTSKVIDFFTVMPKEEEDGKSALQTPEALIVLAEEELVAIDLTNPDWKMMALPYLVSLHASAVTCSQHIPNVPQNLWESITAAGKAQTEHLYSDKSWPIDGGLILTANPANKNTPVNNELLLTGHEDGTVRFWNASDVALTPLYKYNSSVLFTGEHLDVLEQPPEDEEDEWPPFRKVGTFDPYSDDPRLAVKKVLLCPLSSTLVVAGTAGHVITAVISSEPINKEIKAVTMNIVNDRDGFVWKGHDQLPARSTSISFGVGFQPQSLLQLHPPAAITALALHSEWGLLAAGTAHGLAVFDYTRAKTVSVKCTLNPNDLSGAGDTPISRRKSFKKSLRESFRRLRKGRSQRRTNASSPTRNTVPEKKKDPPSQASTPAGDLSPIEAKPVERQVEARPTDDSLGSMVRCLYFARSYIISMQNTTPTLWAGTNNGTVYVFTLAIPAGARRTEEDINCTLGKEIQLKHRAPVIAITILDGSSVPLPEPLEAEKGVAPGPDMSSPHRVVIASEEQFKIFNLPSLKPFCKYKLTAHEGSRVRKTGFAKFTCSLEPAGVHEETCLLCLTNLGDCLLLSIPELRRQLNAAAIKREDINGISSLTFTKAGQALYLHSSSELQRISLSATRVTKAQCVLNLPPNARATDEPTGEVREEGRIEGTAENEGELQGSQPVPAPRTMSENGTLVSTGTESPKEPSLRPAASTTEVNGDDDRNDLSSIGDITIDSVKDHLLNATSSEELHSRLAGLKMEVTSRTSEISTQNQSLVVKTTTVITQAPSNGTSNGDIEASPTNDLQQLNSTTVEREIASGTETTTTHATITLPPNVEISAADLANLEVTTTTVTTENSKAPLARPEEVGS
- the l(2)gl gene encoding lethal(2) giant larvae protein homolog 1 isoform X1 — encoded protein: MLKFIRGKGQQPTAERQKLQKDLFAFRKTIQHGFPNKPTAFAWDYSLRLMIIGTASGAIKVFGRPGVEFYGQHTTESGENAVTKIIAIPNEGRVVSLCDDNSLHLWEINESSLVETKSLSLEGKLKKISAMCLESNGDHLLLGTEGGNIYLLNLKSFTVSDNIIYQDVVMQNVPEDYKINPGAVEAIAEQPGHPDNILIGYNRGLMVLWNKATPGAQQLMGLFSRAQTFVSTQQLESIYWVSETRFVSSHNDGSYAFWGAGNDTVPESTTLYGPFPCKAVSKILAHPISDDEEIILFSGGMPRASYGDRHTITAMTKEKHVVFDFTSKVIDFFTVMPKEEEDGKSALQTPEALIVLAEEELVAIDLTNPDWKMMALPYLVSLHASAVTCSQHIPNVPQNLWESITAAGKAQTEHLYSDKSWPIDGGLILTANPANKNTPVNNELLLTGHEDGTVRFWNASDVALTPLYKYNSSVLFTGEHLDVLEQPPEDEEDEWPPFRKVGTFDPYSDDPRLAVKKVLLCPLSSTLVVAGTAGHVITAVISSEPINKEIKAVTMNIVNDRDGFVWKGHDQLPARSTSISFGVGFQPQSLLQLHPPAAITALALHSEWGLLAAGTAHGLAVFDYTRAKTVSVKCTLNPNDLSGAGDTPISRRKSFKKSLRESFRRLRKGRSQRRTNASSPTRNTVPEKKKDPPSQASTPAGDLSPIEAKPVERQVEARPTDDSLGSMVRCLYFARSYIISMQNTTPTLWAGTNNGTVYVFTLAIPAGARRTEEDINCTLGKEIQLKHRAPVIAITILDGSSVPLPEPLEAEKGVAPGPDMSSPHRVVIASEEQFKIFNLPSLKPFCKYKLTAHEGSRVRKTGFAKFTCSLEPAGVHEETCLLCLTNLGDCLLLSIPELRRQLNAAAIKREDINGISSLTFTKAGQALYLHSSSELQRISLSATRVTKAQCVLNLPPNARATDEPTGEVREEGRIEGTAENEGELQGSQPVPAPRTMSENGTLVSTGTESPKEPSLRPAASTTEVNGDDDRNDLSSIGDITIDSVKDHLLNSSLFRNATSSEELHSRLAGLKMEVTSRTSEISTQNQSLVVKTTTVITQAPSNGTSNGDIEASPTNDLQQLNSTTVEREIASGTETTTTHATITLPPNVEISAADLANLEVTTTTVTTENSKAPLARPEEVGS
- the l(2)gl gene encoding lethal(2) giant larvae protein homolog 1 isoform X4, which codes for MLKFIRGKGQQPTAERQKLQKDLFAFRKTIQHGFPNKPTAFAWDYSLRLMIIGTASGAIKVFGRPGVEFYGQHTTESGENAVTKIIAIPNEGRVVSLCDDNSLHLWEINESSLVETKSLSLEGKLKKISAMCLESNGDHLLLGTEGGNIYLLNLKSFTVSDNIIYQDVVMQNVPEDYKINPGAVEAIAEQPGHPDNILIGYNRGLMVLWNKATPGAQQLMGLFSRAQTFVSTQQLESIYWVSETRFVSSHNDGSYAFWGAGNDTVPESTTLYGPFPCKAVSKILAHPISDDEEIILFSGGMPRASYGDRHTITAMTKEKHVVFDFTSKVIDFFTVMPKEEEDGKSALQTPEALIVLAEEELVAIDLTNPDWKMMALPYLVSLHASAVTCSQHIPNVPQNLWESITAAGKAQTEHLYSDKSWPIDGGLILTANPANKNTPVNNELLLTGHEDGTVRFWNASDVALTPLYKYNSSVLFTGEHLDVLEQPPEDEEDEWPPFRKVGTFDPYSDDPRLAVKKVLLCPLSSTLVVAGTAGHVITAVISSEPINKEIKAVTMNIVNDRDGFVWKGHDQLPARSTSISFGVGFQPQSLLQLHPPAAITALALHSEWGLLAAGTAHGLAVFDYTRAKTVSVKCTLNPNDLSGAGDTPISRRKSFKKSLRESFRRLRKGRSQRRTNASSPTRNTVPEKKKDPPSQASTPAGDLSPIEAKPVERQVEARPTDDSLGSMVRCLYFARSYIISMQNTTPTLWAGTNNGTVYVFTLAIPAGARRTEEDINCTLGKEIQLKHRAPVIAITILDGSSVPLPEPLEAEKGVAPGPDMSSPHRVVIASEEQFKIFNLPSLKPFCKYKLTAHEGSRVRKTGFAKFTCSLEPAGVHEETCLLCLTNLGDCLLLSIPELRRQLNAAAIKREDINGISSLTFTKAGQALYLHSSSELQRISLSATRVTKAQCVLNLPPNARATDEPTGEVREEGRIEGTAENEGELQGSQPVPAPRTMSENGTLVSTGTESPKEPSLRPAASTTEVNGDDDRNDLSSIGDITIDSVKDHLLNSSLFRNATSSEELHSRLAGLKMEVTSRTSEISTQNQSLVVKTTTVITQAPSNGTSNGDIEASPTNDLQQLNN